One genomic region from Gemmobacter aquarius encodes:
- a CDS encoding DUF475 domain-containing protein — protein sequence MTGTPFSEAKPTLSYFTWAFIVTALGLLLGAWLGWLSTGTIGGMLAVFFICAVLAVLEISLSFDNAIVNANKLKDMRPEWQRAFLTWGILIAVFGMRIVFPLLIVVIAAGIGPWQAVVLASTQPAEYSRIMHDAHLPIAAFGGAFLMMVGLTYFFDAEKDVHWVHWLEERVSRTATIRGVEVGVVLIFILIFAKLLPGAESTAFTTSAIYGLLTFLVVEFIGGLLDQSQQTLSAAAKGGVGAFLYLEVLDASFSFDGVIGAFALTDNLFVIAIGLGIGAMYVRSMTIMLVERGTLQQYRYLEHGAFYAILILSVIMFCQTITHIPEVITGLGGAALIGVSLWSSIRWNRREADPAA from the coding sequence ATGACCGGAACTCCCTTTTCTGAAGCCAAACCCACCCTGTCCTATTTCACATGGGCCTTCATCGTCACCGCCCTTGGCCTGCTCCTCGGCGCATGGCTGGGATGGCTTTCCACCGGCACGATTGGGGGGATGCTCGCCGTCTTCTTCATCTGCGCTGTGCTCGCCGTGCTTGAAATCTCGCTCTCGTTCGACAACGCCATCGTCAACGCCAACAAGCTCAAGGACATGCGCCCCGAATGGCAGCGCGCCTTTCTGACTTGGGGCATACTGATCGCGGTCTTCGGCATGCGGATCGTCTTTCCCTTGCTCATCGTCGTCATCGCCGCAGGAATAGGCCCGTGGCAGGCCGTGGTGCTCGCCTCGACCCAACCGGCGGAATATTCGCGCATCATGCATGACGCGCACCTGCCCATCGCGGCCTTTGGCGGGGCTTTCCTGATGATGGTCGGCCTGACCTATTTCTTCGACGCCGAAAAAGACGTGCACTGGGTACATTGGCTTGAAGAGCGCGTGTCGCGCACCGCCACAATCCGCGGGGTCGAGGTGGGCGTGGTGCTGATCTTCATCCTGATCTTCGCCAAACTTCTGCCCGGTGCCGAAAGCACCGCCTTTACCACCTCGGCGATCTACGGTCTGCTCACCTTCCTTGTCGTCGAATTCATCGGCGGCCTGCTCGACCAAAGCCAGCAAACCCTGTCGGCGGCGGCCAAGGGCGGGGTCGGCGCCTTCCTTTACCTCGAAGTGCTCGACGCCTCGTTCTCGTTCGACGGCGTGATCGGCGCATTCGCATTGACCGACAATCTGTTCGTCATCGCCATCGGGCTTGGCATCGGGGCCATGTATGTGCGTTCGATGACGATCATGCTCGTGGAACGCGGCACGCTGCAACAATACCGCTACCTCGAACATGGCGCCTTCTATGCCATCCTGATCCTGTCGGTGATCATGTTCTGCCAGACCATCACCCACATCCCCGAGGTCATCACCGGCCTTGGCGGCGCGGCGCTGATCGGTGTGTCGCTCTGGTCCTCGATCCGCTGGAACCGACGCGAGGCGGACCCGGCAGCTTAA
- a CDS encoding vitamin B12-dependent ribonucleotide reductase, translated as MKVERKFTTEATGAYGAMAFNITTSEIRNPDGKIVFRNDAVEVPDGFSQVASDVLAQKYFRKAGVPAKLKRVKEKGIPEFLWRSVPDEAALADLPEAERFVGETSAKQVFDRLAGAWAYWGWKGGYFTFESDARAYYDEMRFMLARQMAAPNSPQWFNTGLHWAYGVDGPAQGHYYVDYQTGKLTKSESAYEHPQPHACFIQSVKDDLVGDGGIMDLWVREARLFKYGSGTGTNFSSLRGEGEKLSGGGKSSGLMGFLKIGDRAAGAIKSGGTTRRAAKMVICDMDHPDVEAFVNWKVIEEQKVASLVAGSKAHELKLNEIFTAIRQWDGSAEDSVDPAKNAALKAAIKSAKKAMIPDTYTNRILQYAKQGFTSIEFPTYDVDWDSEAYITVSGQNSNNSVRVTDAFLTAVKNDDDWALIRRTDGKTAKTIKARDLWDQVGHAAWACADPGIQFHDTVNAWHTCPEDGAIRGSNPCSEYMFLDDTACNLASMNLLTFFRDGKFDAEAYIHATKLWTITLEVSVMMAQFPSKEIAQLSYDFRTLGLGYANIGGLLMNMGLGYDSVQGRALCGALTAIMTGVSYATSAEMAGELGAFSGYQRNAKHMLRVIRNHRNAAYGKTTGYEAVNVNPVALDHANCPDQTLVALAKSAWDEALALGEKHGYRNAQTTVIAPTGTIGLVMDCDTTGIEPDFALVKFKKLAGGGYFKIINQSVPAGLEALGYSSSQIAEIVAYAVGHGSIGNCPGINHTALIGHGFGPRELEKIESALPSAFDIRFVFNQWTLGEDFCKGTLGIPAEKLADPTFDLLRHLGFTKAQIDAANDHVCGTMTLEGAPFLKTEHYSVFDCANPCGKTGKRYLSVESHIYMMAAAQSFISGAISKTINMPNSATIDETLAAYELSHSLGIKANALYRDGSKLSQPLASALVEDDEEAEEVLASGSAQEKAAVLAEKIVEKIIYRDVIRTNREKLPERRKGYTQKAIVGGHKVYLRTGEYGDGRLGEIFIDMHKEGAGFRAMMNNFAIAISVGLQYGVPLEEFVEAFTFTRFEPAGMVQGNDSIKNATSILDYIFRELAISYLDRTDLAHVKPEGASFDDLGRGDVEGKRNFGEVSDNQASKSIEMLKSISSTGYLRKRLPQELVVFQGGLASSVQPLGAEAMTMTSFVAETSMTALASGTVSMDARTKAKMQGYEGDPCGECGNYTLVRNGTCMKCNTCGGTSGCS; from the coding sequence ATGAAAGTCGAACGCAAGTTCACAACCGAAGCAACCGGCGCATATGGCGCGATGGCCTTTAACATAACCACATCGGAAATCCGCAATCCGGACGGCAAGATCGTCTTCCGCAATGACGCGGTCGAGGTGCCGGACGGCTTCAGCCAGGTCGCGTCAGACGTTCTGGCGCAGAAATACTTCCGCAAGGCGGGCGTTCCGGCGAAGTTGAAGCGCGTCAAGGAAAAGGGCATTCCCGAATTCCTGTGGCGCTCGGTCCCCGATGAAGCCGCGCTTGCAGACCTGCCCGAAGCGGAACGCTTTGTCGGCGAAACCTCGGCCAAGCAGGTCTTTGACCGTCTGGCAGGCGCATGGGCCTATTGGGGATGGAAGGGTGGCTATTTCACCTTCGAATCCGATGCCCGCGCCTATTACGACGAGATGCGCTTCATGCTGGCCCGCCAGATGGCCGCCCCGAACAGCCCCCAGTGGTTCAACACCGGCCTGCATTGGGCTTACGGCGTCGATGGTCCGGCGCAGGGCCATTATTATGTCGACTATCAGACCGGCAAGCTGACCAAATCGGAAAGCGCCTACGAACACCCCCAGCCCCATGCCTGCTTCATCCAGTCGGTCAAGGATGATCTGGTCGGTGACGGCGGCATCATGGACCTATGGGTGCGTGAAGCGCGTCTGTTCAAATACGGCTCGGGCACCGGTACCAACTTTTCCTCGCTTCGGGGCGAGGGCGAAAAGCTTTCGGGCGGCGGCAAGTCGTCGGGGCTGATGGGCTTTTTGAAAATCGGCGACCGGGCGGCGGGCGCCATCAAATCGGGCGGCACCACGCGCCGCGCGGCCAAGATGGTGATCTGCGATATGGATCACCCTGATGTCGAAGCCTTTGTGAACTGGAAGGTGATCGAAGAGCAAAAGGTCGCCTCTCTGGTGGCGGGCTCCAAGGCGCATGAGCTGAAACTGAACGAGATCTTCACGGCGATCCGCCAATGGGACGGATCAGCCGAAGACTCGGTCGATCCGGCCAAGAATGCGGCGCTGAAGGCGGCGATCAAATCGGCCAAAAAGGCCATGATCCCCGACACTTACACCAACCGCATCCTGCAATACGCAAAGCAGGGCTTCACATCGATCGAATTCCCCACCTATGACGTTGACTGGGATTCCGAGGCCTATATCACCGTGTCGGGCCAGAACTCGAACAACTCGGTCCGCGTGACCGATGCCTTCCTGACAGCGGTGAAGAACGACGACGACTGGGCGCTGATCCGCCGCACCGATGGCAAGACCGCCAAGACCATCAAGGCCCGCGACCTGTGGGATCAGGTCGGCCACGCCGCATGGGCCTGCGCCGATCCGGGCATCCAGTTCCATGACACCGTCAACGCCTGGCACACCTGCCCCGAAGACGGCGCGATCCGCGGGTCGAACCCCTGCTCGGAATACATGTTCCTCGATGACACGGCCTGCAACCTTGCCTCGATGAACCTGCTCACATTCTTCCGTGACGGCAAGTTCGACGCCGAAGCCTATATCCACGCGACCAAGCTTTGGACGATCACGCTGGAAGTCAGCGTCATGATGGCGCAGTTCCCGTCCAAGGAAATCGCGCAACTTTCGTATGATTTCCGCACCTTGGGCCTTGGCTACGCCAATATCGGCGGGCTCTTGATGAACATGGGCCTCGGCTATGACAGCGTGCAGGGCCGCGCCCTTTGCGGTGCCTTGACCGCCATCATGACCGGCGTTTCCTATGCCACCAGCGCCGAAATGGCGGGCGAGCTTGGCGCCTTCTCGGGCTACCAGCGCAACGCCAAGCACATGCTGCGCGTCATCCGCAACCACCGCAACGCCGCCTATGGCAAGACCACGGGCTACGAGGCGGTCAACGTGAACCCCGTCGCACTCGACCACGCAAATTGCCCCGACCAGACGCTCGTCGCCCTAGCCAAATCGGCTTGGGATGAAGCGCTGGCGCTGGGCGAAAAGCACGGCTACCGCAACGCCCAGACCACCGTGATCGCGCCCACCGGCACCATCGGTCTGGTGATGGACTGCGACACGACCGGCATCGAGCCTGACTTTGCCTTGGTCAAGTTCAAGAAGCTGGCCGGTGGCGGCTACTTCAAGATCATCAACCAGTCGGTTCCGGCGGGTCTGGAGGCCTTGGGCTATTCGTCGTCGCAAATCGCGGAAATCGTGGCCTATGCCGTGGGCCATGGCTCGATCGGCAACTGCCCCGGCATCAACCACACCGCGCTGATCGGCCACGGCTTCGGCCCGCGCGAGTTGGAAAAGATCGAAAGCGCGCTGCCTTCGGCCTTCGACATCCGCTTCGTCTTCAACCAGTGGACGCTGGGCGAGGATTTCTGCAAGGGCACCCTCGGCATTCCGGCCGAAAAGCTCGCCGATCCGACCTTCGACCTGCTTCGTCACCTCGGCTTCACAAAAGCCCAGATCGACGCGGCGAACGACCACGTTTGCGGCACCATGACGCTTGAAGGTGCGCCTTTCCTGAAAACCGAACACTATTCGGTCTTCGATTGCGCCAATCCGTGCGGCAAGACCGGCAAGCGCTATCTGTCGGTCGAAAGCCACATCTACATGATGGCGGCGGCGCAATCCTTCATCTCGGGCGCGATCTCGAAGACGATCAACATGCCCAACTCGGCCACCATCGACGAAACGCTGGCCGCTTACGAATTGTCGCACTCGCTCGGCATCAAGGCCAATGCGCTGTACCGTGACGGCTCGAAACTGTCGCAGCCCCTGGCATCGGCGCTGGTCGAGGATGACGAAGAGGCTGAAGAAGTCCTTGCCTCCGGGTCGGCACAGGAAAAGGCCGCCGTTCTGGCCGAGAAGATCGTCGAAAAGATCATCTACCGCGACGTGATCCGCACCAACCGCGAAAAGCTGCCCGAACGCCGCAAGGGTTACACCCAGAAGGCCATCGTTGGCGGGCACAAGGTCTATCTTCGCACCGGCGAATATGGTGACGGGCGCTTGGGCGAAATCTTCATCGACATGCACAAGGAAGGCGCGGGCTTCCGCGCGATGATGAACAACTTTGCCATCGCGATCTCGGTCGGCCTGCAATACGGCGTGCCGCTGGAAGAGTTCGTCGAAGCCTTCACCTTTACCCGCTTCGAACCGGCGGGCATGGTGCAGGGCAACGACAGCATCAAGAACGCGACCTCGATCCTCGACTACATCTTCCGCGAGTTGGCGATCAGCTATCTCGACCGCACCGATCTGGCCCATGTCAAACCCGAAGGCGCGTCCTTCGACGACCTTGGCCGCGGTGATGTCGAAGGCAAGCGCAACTTTGGCGAGGTGTCCGATAATCAGGCGTCGAAGTCGATCGAGATGCTGAAATCGATTTCCTCGACCGGGTACCTGCGCAAGCGTTTGCCGCAAGAACTGGTGGTTTTCCAGGGCGGGCTTGCATCCAGCGTGCAACCCTTGGGGGCCGAGGCGATGACGATGACCAGCTTCGTCGCCGAAACCTCGATGACTGCGCTTGCGTCTGGCACGGTCAGCATGGACGCCCGCACCAAGGCAAAGATGCAAGGCTACGAGGGCGACCCCTGCGGCGAATGCGGGAATTACACCCTCGTGCGCAACGGCACCTGCATGAAGTGCAACACCTGCGGCGGCACCAGCGGCTGTAGCTGA
- a CDS encoding riboflavin synthase, giving the protein MFTGIVTDIGRVLKTEQQGDLRARIGTGYDVNGIDIGASIACDGVCLTVVALGSDPQNWFDVQISAETVSKTNLSGWLQGKRINLERALKVGDELGGHIVSGHVDGLAEVVGLRPEGDSLRVTFRAPHHLAGFIAPKGSVALNGTSLTVNEVEATDFGINFIPHTQTATTWGEVRLGDRVNLEIDTMARYVARLREWGQ; this is encoded by the coding sequence ATGTTCACCGGAATTGTCACCGACATCGGACGCGTCTTGAAAACCGAGCAGCAGGGCGACCTGCGCGCGCGGATCGGCACGGGCTATGATGTGAACGGCATCGATATCGGGGCGTCTATTGCCTGCGACGGAGTCTGTCTGACGGTAGTGGCGCTGGGCAGCGATCCGCAGAACTGGTTCGACGTGCAGATCAGCGCGGAAACCGTGTCCAAGACCAACCTGTCGGGCTGGTTGCAGGGCAAACGGATCAATCTGGAGCGGGCTTTGAAAGTGGGTGACGAACTGGGCGGGCATATCGTGTCTGGCCATGTCGACGGGCTTGCCGAGGTGGTGGGCTTGCGTCCCGAAGGCGACAGCCTGCGCGTGACCTTCCGCGCGCCGCATCATCTGGCAGGGTTCATCGCGCCCAAGGGATCGGTTGCGCTGAATGGCACCTCGCTGACGGTGAACGAGGTGGAAGCGACGGATTTCGGGATCAATTTCATTCCGCATACCCAGACCGCCACGACATGGGGCGAGGTGCGCCTAGGCGACCGCGTGAACCTCGAGATCGACACGATGGCGCGCTATGTCGCGCGGCTGCGTGAGTGGGGGCAGTAA
- a CDS encoding mandelate racemase/muconate lactonizing enzyme family protein, which translates to MKITRLETFGTADLAFARVTTETGAQGWGQVSSYLADITVEVFHRQIAPHALGTDATDFADTLALIQEREHKFPGSYLRRAMAGLDTALWDLNGKLQGKPVVELLGGTPGKLRAYASSMKRDITPVDEAARFVRLRDEQGFTAFKWRVGRECGRDLDEWPGRTEEVIPTVAKALGDGIDKLVDANSCYSPTRAIKVGQMLEDHGIGHFEEPCPYWDYDATAEVRDALALDVTGGEQDCEYSSWQLMLDRGAVDIVQPDVMYMGGIHRTLHVARMAARVGLPVTPHAANLGLVTICTMHLLKALPNAGKYLEFSIEGADYYPWQQGLFRNDPYRIEDGHATISAEPGWGVEINPDWLDRATYRASSAE; encoded by the coding sequence ATGAAGATCACGCGGCTCGAGACCTTTGGCACTGCCGACCTCGCCTTTGCGCGCGTCACGACAGAAACGGGCGCGCAAGGCTGGGGTCAGGTGTCGTCCTACCTGGCCGACATAACTGTCGAAGTCTTCCACCGACAGATCGCCCCCCATGCGCTGGGAACCGACGCCACCGATTTCGCCGATACGCTGGCCCTGATCCAAGAACGCGAACACAAGTTTCCCGGCTCTTATCTGCGCCGCGCCATGGCTGGTCTCGACACGGCCCTTTGGGACCTTAACGGCAAACTGCAAGGAAAGCCGGTCGTCGAACTTCTCGGCGGCACCCCTGGCAAACTGCGCGCCTATGCCTCCTCGATGAAGCGCGACATCACGCCTGTCGATGAAGCCGCACGCTTCGTCAGACTGCGCGACGAACAGGGCTTCACCGCCTTCAAATGGCGGGTCGGGCGCGAATGTGGTCGCGACCTGGACGAGTGGCCCGGCCGCACCGAAGAGGTGATCCCCACCGTCGCCAAAGCCTTGGGTGACGGTATCGACAAACTGGTCGACGCCAATTCCTGCTATTCGCCCACCCGCGCCATCAAGGTGGGGCAGATGCTGGAAGACCACGGCATCGGCCATTTCGAAGAACCCTGTCCCTACTGGGACTATGACGCCACAGCCGAGGTGCGCGACGCCCTCGCCCTCGATGTGACGGGGGGCGAGCAGGACTGCGAATATTCAAGCTGGCAATTGATGCTCGACCGTGGCGCGGTCGATATCGTTCAGCCCGACGTGATGTATATGGGCGGCATCCACCGCACCTTGCACGTCGCGCGCATGGCCGCCCGCGTCGGCCTACCCGTGACACCGCACGCAGCCAATCTCGGCCTTGTGACCATATGCACCATGCATTTGCTCAAGGCCCTGCCAAACGCTGGCAAATACCTCGAATTCTCGATCGAAGGCGCCGATTACTACCCGTGGCAACAAGGCTTGTTCCGGAACGACCCCTACCGTATCGAAGACGGCCATGCCACGATCAGCGCCGAACCGGGCTGGGGTGTGGAAATCAACCCGGACTGGCTGGACCGTGCGACCTACCGCGCGAGTAGCGCAGAGTAA
- a CDS encoding DmpA family aminopeptidase, translating to MTKAKPRARDLGLPFRGTPGPLNAITDVAGVSVGFTTLTDPEIHLRTGVTAVRTRQDADHPRPVMAGHFSFNGNGEMTGTHWIDDAGYFGGPILITNTHAIGACHTGATRWMIDHYASHFAGHAWAMPVVAETYDGRLNDINAMRVTPYHAIAAIATAAAGPVAEGNIGGGNGMVAYGFKAGTGTASRRISIGQEYTLGALVQANHGLRDWLTILGKPLASLMPDVSPLPRETGSIIVILATDAPLSALSLKALAKRAALGIGRTGTAGGNSSGDIFLAFSTADIGPMPDSAGYLNQAATLNPHHIDPLYLAAVEATDEAIVNALVAADPVPTFKPPGGMLPAIDTAALAALFRQGDP from the coding sequence ATGACCAAAGCAAAACCCCGCGCCCGTGACCTTGGCCTGCCATTTCGCGGCACCCCCGGCCCGCTTAATGCCATCACCGATGTGGCGGGCGTCAGCGTCGGCTTCACCACCCTGACCGACCCTGAAATCCATCTGCGCACCGGTGTCACCGCGGTCCGCACGCGTCAGGATGCGGACCACCCCCGCCCCGTCATGGCGGGCCATTTCTCGTTCAACGGCAATGGCGAGATGACCGGCACGCATTGGATCGACGACGCGGGCTATTTCGGCGGACCGATCCTGATCACCAACACCCATGCGATCGGGGCCTGCCACACGGGCGCCACCCGATGGATGATCGACCATTACGCCAGCCATTTCGCCGGTCACGCCTGGGCCATGCCGGTGGTGGCCGAAACCTATGACGGCAGGCTCAACGACATCAACGCCATGCGCGTCACCCCTTACCACGCCATCGCTGCCATCGCTACAGCCGCCGCAGGCCCCGTAGCCGAAGGCAATATAGGCGGCGGCAACGGCATGGTGGCTTACGGCTTCAAGGCAGGCACCGGCACCGCCTCGCGCCGCATCAGCATCGGTCAGGAATATACGCTCGGCGCCCTTGTTCAAGCCAATCACGGCCTGCGCGACTGGCTGACGATCCTTGGCAAACCGCTCGCCAGCCTGATGCCTGATGTATCCCCCTTGCCGCGCGAGACGGGGTCGATCATCGTCATCCTAGCCACCGATGCGCCGCTTTCGGCTTTGTCGCTGAAGGCTCTCGCCAAGCGCGCCGCCCTCGGCATCGGGCGGACCGGCACGGCAGGGGGCAATTCCTCGGGCGACATCTTCCTTGCCTTTTCCACCGCCGATATCGGCCCCATGCCCGACAGCGCCGGATATCTGAACCAAGCGGCCACGCTGAACCCGCACCACATAGATCCGCTTTATCTCGCTGCGGTCGAGGCCACGGACGAGGCGATCGTAAACGCTCTTGTCGCCGCTGACCCCGTCCCCACCTTCAAACCACCGGGCGGCATGCTGCCCGCCATCGACACCGCAGCGCTCGCGGCCTTGTTCCGCCAAGGTGACCCATAG
- the tpa gene encoding hypotaurine--pyruvate aminotransferase Tpa translates to MEGLDRFNDISEVVEADRAHVWHHLSQHKQYETGVDPRVIVEGKGMKVWDAKGKEHLDAVSGGVWTVNVGYGRESIANAVRDQLIKMNYFAGAAGSIPGSIFAQRLIEKMPGMARVYYSNSGSEANEKVYKMVRQIAHKHHGGKKWKILYRDRDYHGTTIGTLATSGQDQRAMQYGPYPEGFVRVPHCLEYRKQWDVENYGERAAEAIEEVILREGPDTVGCLVLEPVTAGGGVIVPPKGYWEKVQEICRKYDILLHIDEVVCGLGRTGTWFGYQHYGIQPDFVTMAKGVASGYAAISCTVTTEKVFALFKDDPTDTMSYFRDISTFGGCTAGPAAALENMAIIEREGLLENTIKMGDYCLQSLHGLMEKHKVIGDVRGKGLFLGAELVADRVTKEAADEKKVMAVVADCMAQGVIIGATNRSLPGLNNTLCLSPALIATKDDIDHIIDAMDGALGRVFA, encoded by the coding sequence ATGGAAGGGTTGGACCGTTTCAACGACATCAGCGAAGTGGTCGAGGCCGACCGCGCCCATGTCTGGCATCACCTGAGCCAGCACAAGCAATATGAAACCGGCGTCGATCCGCGCGTGATCGTCGAAGGCAAGGGCATGAAGGTCTGGGATGCCAAGGGCAAGGAGCATCTCGACGCCGTGTCCGGTGGCGTCTGGACCGTAAACGTGGGCTACGGGCGCGAGAGCATCGCCAATGCGGTGCGCGACCAGCTGATCAAGATGAACTACTTCGCAGGCGCGGCAGGCTCGATTCCCGGATCGATCTTTGCCCAGCGGCTGATCGAGAAGATGCCGGGCATGGCGCGGGTCTACTATTCCAACTCGGGGTCGGAAGCGAACGAGAAGGTCTACAAGATGGTGCGCCAGATCGCGCACAAGCATCATGGCGGAAAGAAGTGGAAGATCCTGTATCGCGACCGCGATTATCACGGCACGACGATTGGCACGCTGGCGACCAGCGGTCAGGACCAGCGGGCGATGCAATACGGCCCCTATCCCGAAGGCTTCGTGCGGGTGCCGCATTGCCTCGAATACCGCAAGCAGTGGGACGTGGAAAACTACGGCGAGCGCGCGGCCGAGGCCATCGAAGAGGTGATCCTGCGCGAGGGGCCGGATACGGTGGGCTGCCTCGTGCTGGAACCGGTGACGGCTGGCGGTGGCGTTATCGTGCCGCCGAAGGGCTATTGGGAGAAAGTGCAGGAGATTTGTCGCAAGTATGACATCCTGCTGCATATCGACGAGGTCGTCTGCGGACTGGGCCGCACCGGCACGTGGTTCGGCTACCAGCATTACGGCATCCAGCCCGATTTCGTGACCATGGCCAAGGGTGTCGCCAGTGGCTACGCCGCGATCTCCTGCACGGTGACGACCGAAAAGGTCTTTGCCCTGTTCAAGGACGACCCGACCGACACCATGAGCTATTTCCGCGATATCAGCACCTTTGGCGGCTGCACGGCAGGCCCTGCGGCGGCGCTGGAGAACATGGCAATCATCGAGCGGGAAGGCCTGCTGGAAAACACCATCAAGATGGGCGATTACTGCCTGCAAAGCCTGCATGGGCTGATGGAAAAGCACAAGGTGATCGGCGATGTGCGCGGCAAGGGGCTGTTCCTTGGCGCCGAACTGGTGGCCGACCGCGTGACCAAGGAAGCGGCGGATGAAAAGAAGGTGATGGCGGTGGTGGCCGACTGCATGGCGCAAGGGGTGATCATCGGCGCGACCAACCGTTCGCTGCCGGGGCTGAACAATACGCTGTGTCTTTCGCCCGCGCTGATCGCCACCAAGGATGATATCGACCATATCATCGACGCGATGGACGGGGCGCTGGGCCGCGTCTTCGCCTGA
- a CDS encoding DMT family transporter yields the protein MRKDRLDTVGAVALLGVTLLLAANQIMVKFVNAGLQPVFFAGLRSLLGALFVWAWLWGRGRPPVLQREHLAPGLLIGTVFAAEFLCLFVALDLTAVSRASVIFYSMPVWMAILAHYGLPGEQITPTKAAGLLCAFLGTAWAIVSRSPSTGGTLLGDLCALAGAFGWAGTAFIARKSKLREAGPEMQLFWMVLVSGPILLALSPLFGPLIRDLQPLHIAGLLFQSSVVVAGGFICWLWLLSVYPSATVASFSFLTPVFAIFMGWLLFDETITMAILGSGALVALGIVLINRRKALPGGNRPAV from the coding sequence ATGCGGAAGGATCGGCTCGATACCGTGGGGGCTGTGGCCCTGCTTGGCGTGACGCTGCTTCTGGCTGCGAACCAGATCATGGTCAAATTCGTCAACGCCGGTTTGCAGCCGGTGTTCTTCGCGGGGCTTCGGTCGCTTCTGGGGGCGCTCTTTGTTTGGGCATGGCTGTGGGGCAGGGGGCGGCCGCCGGTGTTGCAGCGCGAGCATCTTGCACCGGGCCTGCTGATCGGCACGGTCTTCGCGGCCGAATTTCTTTGCCTTTTCGTGGCGCTCGACCTGACCGCCGTAAGCCGCGCCTCGGTCATCTTTTATTCGATGCCGGTCTGGATGGCGATTCTGGCGCATTATGGCCTTCCGGGCGAGCAGATCACGCCGACCAAAGCGGCGGGTCTTTTGTGCGCCTTTCTCGGCACGGCTTGGGCGATCGTGTCGCGGTCCCCTTCGACCGGTGGCACCCTGCTGGGCGATCTTTGTGCGCTTGCGGGGGCCTTCGGCTGGGCGGGCACTGCCTTTATCGCCCGAAAAAGCAAACTGCGCGAGGCCGGGCCAGAGATGCAGCTTTTCTGGATGGTGCTTGTGTCCGGGCCGATCCTGCTTGCGCTCTCGCCCCTGTTCGGCCCGCTGATCCGCGATTTGCAGCCCCTCCATATAGCGGGGCTGTTGTTCCAATCCTCGGTCGTGGTGGCGGGCGGCTTCATCTGCTGGCTCTGGCTCTTGTCGGTCTATCCTTCCGCCACTGTGGCGAGTTTCTCGTTTCTGACGCCGGTCTTTGCCATCTTCATGGGCTGGTTACTCTTCGACGAGACGATCACGATGGCGATTCTCGGGTCGGGCGCGCTTGTTGCTCTCGGGATCGTCCTGATCAATCGTCGCAAAGCGTTGCCCGGCGGGAATCGCCCCGCCGTTTGA
- a CDS encoding Fur family transcriptional regulator → MADIIARCEAKGLRMTEQRRIVARVIGEAEDHPDVEELYARAARVDPRISIATVYRTVKLFEEAGILDRLEFGDGRARYEDAERDHHDHLIDVNTGEVIEFVDPEIEALQERIAERLGYRLVGHRLELLGVPVKKS, encoded by the coding sequence ATGGCAGATATCATTGCCCGCTGCGAGGCCAAGGGCCTGCGGATGACCGAACAGCGCCGGATAGTGGCGCGCGTGATCGGCGAGGCCGAGGATCACCCCGATGTCGAAGAGCTTTACGCCCGCGCCGCGCGTGTCGATCCGCGCATATCGATCGCAACGGTCTATCGCACGGTGAAGCTGTTCGAAGAGGCCGGAATCCTCGACCGGCTGGAATTCGGCGACGGGCGTGCGCGCTACGAGGATGCCGAGCGTGACCATCACGACCACCTGATCGATGTGAACACAGGCGAGGTCATCGAATTCGTCGATCCTGAAATCGAGGCGCTGCAAGAGCGGATTGCAGAGCGGTTGGGGTATCGCCTTGTCGGGCATCGGCTCGAATTATTGGGCGTTCCGGTCAAGAAAAGCTGA